In Daphnia pulicaria isolate SC F1-1A chromosome 9, SC_F0-13Bv2, whole genome shotgun sequence, a single genomic region encodes these proteins:
- the LOC124313020 gene encoding uncharacterized protein LOC124313020 — protein sequence MKTNFVLFALVVLACCNFSLSQRSTKKPTTKKPSKTAKPGKSTERPGPSKLSCDQSTPLKFSSLGTDKDLLANPERGYYHHHDIELSKYSKLSAEDMKRWAKEGVTLALMIFNIEPFVKQNLNDVALNNIRNDFKALREGGMKGIVRFSYNQTDLSDIDLANYNFPQTTDAKKTQLLSHIKQLAPIFKEHVDVINVVQIGFIGHWGEWYYSKNYATQIQKEEWKPNQNQQKDRDDIVRALMKAVPKSRMLQIRYPAAKKKLYGDKNLKPGGDRTSESARLGIHNDCFLTDYGDSGTFETENKEKEAAQRKWLEEEGLSVMIGGETCKKSKKNDITGCPEAKKQIEKQRFTYLNTDYIKAVIDDWKKTKCYNYIGNKIGYRFELVKGSLQSTVKKGTRFCLSLDIKNSGVAPLYNERPLEIILRDQKTKQSKSVKPIPYQPKVDPRSFLPGKITSIQVTAQVPSELPPGQYDVILNLPDGSPTLKDKAAYRILFANGGKVQDKENRFNIIGNITVQ from the exons ATGAAGACtaatttcgttttatttgCCTTGGTGGTGCTGGCTTGCTGTAATTTTTCACTGAGTCAGCGATCGACCAAGAAGCCGACGACAAAAAAGCCGAGTAAAACT GCCAAACCAGGGAAATCTACTGAACGCCCAGGTCCATCTAAGCTTTCCTGCGATCAAAGCACACCCCTAAAGTTTTCTTCGCTGGGAACTG ATAAAGATCTACTGGCTAATCCTGAGAGAGGCTATTACCATCACCACGATATAGAACTGTCCAAGTACAGTAAACTTAGTGCCGAGGACATGAAACGATGGGCCAAGGAGGGTGTGACCCTTGCCTTGATGATCTTCAACATCGAGCCGTTCGTGAAGCAAAATTTGAACGACGTCGCACTAAATAACATAAGGAATGATTTTAAGGCTCTCCGCGAGGGCGGAATGAAAGGCATCGTTCGATTCAGCTACAACCAGACCGATTTATCAGATATCGACCTCGCTAATTACAATTTTCCCCAAACAACTGATGCGAAAAAAACTCAACTTTTAAGCCACATCAAGCAGCTGGCGCCCATTTTCAAG GAACATGTCGATGTGATTAACGTCGTCCAAATTGGATTCATCGGTCACTGGGGAGAATGGTATTATTCGAAGAACTATGCGACTCAAATTCAGAAGGAAGAATGGAAGCCGAACCAAAATCAGCAAAAAGATCGCGATGACATTGTTAGGGCTTTGATGAAAGCCGTACCGAAAAGTCGAATGTTGCAGATCCGCTACCCAGCGGCCAAAAAG AAACTCTACGgagataaaaatttgaaacctgGAGGTGATAGAACGAGCGAAAGCGCTCGTCTGGGAATTCATAACGATTGTTTCTTGACCGATTATGGAGACTCAGGAACTtttgaaacagaaaacaaagaaaaagaagccgcCCAGCGGAAATggctggaagaagaaggactTAGCGTCATGATCGGTGGTGAAACTTGCaaaaagtcgaaaaagaaCGACATAACTGGCTGCCCCGAGGCGaagaaacaaatagaaaaacagagGTTCACCTATCTCAATACCGATTACATCAAAGCA gtgattgatgattggaaaaaaactaaatgttACAATTATATCGGCAACAAAATCGGTTATCGTTTCGAACTCGTCAAAGGAAGTCTTCAGTCAACGGTGAAGAAAGGAACGAGATTCTGTTTGTCGCTCGATATTAAGAACTCGGGTGTGGCTCCTCTCTACAATGAGCGTCCCCTTGAG ATCATTTTGAGGGATCAGAAAACAAAGCAGTCAAAATCTGTTAAGCCGATCCCCTATCAACCAAAAGTTGATCCTCGGTCGTTTTTGCCCGGTAAAATAACCTCCATACAAGTCACCGCCCAGGTTCCGTCTGAACTTCCTCCCGGCCAATACGacgttattttgaatttgcccGATGGATCACCTACCCTTAAAGACAAAGCAGCGTACCGAATTCTCTTTGCCAATGGGGGGAAAGTCCAGGACAAGGAGAATCGCTTCAATATTATTGGTAATATAACCGTTCAGTAA